The following coding sequences are from one Geodermatophilus normandii window:
- the gcvT gene encoding glycine cleavage system aminomethyltransferase GcvT — MTARTSPLHDRHVAAGAKLADFGGWSMPIEYAGGGVLAEHAAVREAVGLFDVSHLGTGTVRGPGAAALVDASLTNDLGRIGPGQAQYTLCCVPDGEADAGGVVDDLIVYLHGPDDVLLVPNAANAAEVLARLADAAPAGVTVTDRHEEVAVLAVQGPRSAAVLEAAGLAADLSYMAFAGGEGQEVTVCRTGYTGEHGYELLVAAERAGELWDRLLEAGAADGIRPCGLGARDTLRTEMGYPLHGHELSRQITPNQARSGWAVGWRKPAFWGREALLAEKEAGAARLLWGLRAPGRGIPRPGMAVLDGAGARVGEVTSGTFSPTLRTGIALALLDTAAGVAEGGELAVDVRGRPQPVEVVRPPFVPSHVR; from the coding sequence GTGACCGCGCGGACCTCACCCCTGCACGACCGGCACGTCGCGGCCGGCGCCAAGCTGGCCGACTTCGGCGGCTGGTCGATGCCGATCGAGTACGCCGGCGGCGGGGTGCTCGCCGAGCACGCCGCCGTGCGCGAGGCGGTGGGCCTGTTCGACGTCTCCCACCTGGGTACCGGCACGGTGCGCGGACCGGGGGCCGCCGCCCTCGTCGACGCCTCGCTCACCAACGACCTCGGCCGGATCGGCCCGGGGCAGGCGCAGTACACGCTGTGCTGCGTCCCCGACGGCGAGGCCGACGCCGGCGGGGTGGTCGACGACCTGATCGTCTACCTGCACGGTCCCGACGACGTGCTGCTCGTGCCGAACGCGGCCAACGCGGCGGAGGTCCTGGCCCGGCTCGCCGACGCCGCGCCCGCGGGGGTCACCGTCACCGACCGGCACGAGGAGGTCGCCGTCCTCGCCGTCCAGGGGCCGCGGTCGGCCGCCGTCCTGGAGGCCGCCGGGCTCGCCGCCGACCTGTCCTACATGGCCTTCGCCGGAGGGGAGGGGCAGGAGGTCACCGTCTGCCGCACCGGCTACACCGGCGAGCACGGCTACGAGCTCCTCGTCGCCGCCGAGCGGGCCGGCGAGCTGTGGGACCGGCTGCTCGAGGCCGGCGCGGCCGACGGCATCCGACCCTGCGGGCTGGGCGCCCGGGACACGCTGCGCACCGAGATGGGCTATCCGCTGCACGGCCACGAGCTGTCCCGGCAGATCACGCCGAACCAGGCGCGCAGCGGCTGGGCCGTCGGCTGGCGCAAGCCCGCGTTCTGGGGCCGCGAGGCGCTGCTGGCGGAGAAGGAGGCCGGCGCCGCGCGGCTGCTGTGGGGTCTGCGGGCCCCCGGCCGGGGCATCCCGCGACCGGGCATGGCCGTCCTCGACGGCGCCGGCGCGCGGGTCGGCGAGGTCACCAGCGGCACCTTCTCGCCGACCCTGCGCACCGGTATCGCCCTGGCCCTGCTCGACACCGCGGCCGGCGTCGCCGAGGGCGGCGAGCTGGCCGTCGACGTCCGGGGACGCCCGCAGCCGGTCGAGGTGGTCAGGCCGCCGTTCGTGCCCTCGCACGTGCGCTGA
- a CDS encoding leucyl aminopeptidase yields MPPTITATDRPLEKTPADAVVVGIGKGVSGPLPTPGAEAVDRLLGGRLLPALADLGARGGEDEVTRVATLGQGPFPVVAAVGLGAPQATGGYPAEAVRRAAGAASRALTGRGSVVTLLAAVGGTPDAERLHAVGEGALLGAYEFTEYKSDLPADRPAPPREFTVVVPDAGAAKAPLARVRAVADAVALVRDLVNTPPNDLYPAELAARGAAAGKAAGLSVEVLDEDDLVAGGYGGILAVGSGSARGPRLLRLGYSGKKAQKKVALVGKGITFDSGGLSIKPAANMHHMTSDMAGAAAVIATVCLVARLGLPVEVTATVPIAENLPSGTAYRPADVVTFRNGKKAEITNTDAEGRVVLADAIARAAEDSPDVLLETSTLTGAQLVALGSRTAGVMGSDDLRDAVVAASRRSGEPMWPMPMPEELRRGIDSPVADFVNANADRMGGMLVGAHFLAEFVPAGLPWAHVDIAGPSYNTGAPWGYTPKGGTGVPVRTLLATIEDLLAR; encoded by the coding sequence GTGCCGCCGACGATCACCGCCACCGACCGCCCGCTCGAGAAGACGCCCGCCGACGCCGTCGTCGTCGGCATCGGGAAGGGCGTCTCCGGCCCGCTGCCCACGCCCGGCGCGGAGGCGGTGGACCGGCTGCTGGGTGGCCGGCTGCTCCCCGCGCTGGCCGACCTCGGTGCCCGCGGCGGCGAGGACGAGGTGACCCGCGTGGCCACCCTCGGCCAGGGCCCGTTCCCGGTGGTCGCCGCCGTCGGACTGGGCGCTCCCCAGGCCACCGGCGGGTACCCGGCCGAGGCGGTCCGCCGTGCCGCGGGCGCGGCCAGCCGCGCGCTGACCGGACGCGGCTCGGTCGTGACGCTGCTCGCCGCCGTCGGCGGGACGCCGGACGCCGAGCGGCTGCACGCCGTCGGCGAGGGGGCGCTGCTGGGCGCCTACGAGTTCACCGAGTACAAGTCCGACCTGCCGGCCGACCGGCCCGCGCCGCCGCGCGAGTTCACCGTCGTCGTCCCCGACGCCGGTGCGGCGAAGGCGCCGCTGGCGCGCGTCCGCGCGGTCGCCGACGCCGTCGCGCTGGTGCGCGACCTGGTCAACACCCCGCCCAACGACCTCTACCCGGCCGAGCTCGCCGCCCGGGGCGCCGCCGCGGGCAAGGCGGCGGGCCTGTCGGTCGAGGTCCTCGACGAGGACGACCTGGTGGCCGGCGGCTACGGCGGCATCCTGGCCGTCGGCAGCGGCTCGGCGCGCGGCCCTCGCCTGCTGCGCCTCGGTTACAGCGGCAAGAAGGCGCAGAAGAAGGTCGCCCTGGTCGGCAAGGGGATCACCTTCGACAGCGGCGGCCTGTCGATCAAGCCCGCCGCGAACATGCACCACATGACCAGCGACATGGCCGGCGCCGCCGCCGTGATCGCCACGGTCTGCCTCGTCGCCCGGCTCGGCCTGCCCGTCGAGGTGACCGCCACCGTGCCGATCGCGGAGAACCTCCCCAGCGGGACCGCCTACCGGCCGGCCGACGTGGTGACCTTCCGCAACGGCAAGAAGGCCGAGATCACCAACACCGACGCCGAGGGCCGCGTGGTCCTCGCCGACGCGATCGCCCGGGCCGCCGAGGACTCCCCCGACGTGCTGCTCGAGACCTCGACGCTCACCGGCGCCCAGCTGGTCGCCCTGGGGTCGCGCACCGCCGGCGTGATGGGCAGCGACGACCTGCGCGACGCCGTCGTCGCGGCCAGCCGGCGCAGCGGTGAGCCGATGTGGCCGATGCCGATGCCCGAGGAGCTGCGCCGGGGCATCGACTCCCCCGTCGCGGACTTCGTCAACGCCAACGCCGACCGCATGGGCGGGATGCTCGTCGGGGCGCACTTCCTCGCCGAGTTCGTGCCCGCGGGGCTGCCGTGGGCGCACGTGGACATCGCCGGCCCGAGCTACAACACCGGCGCACCCTGGGGCTACACCCCCAAGGGCGGCACCGGGGTCCCGGTGCGGACCCTGCTGGCCACCATCGAGGACCTGCTCGCCCGCTGA
- the lpdA gene encoding dihydrolipoyl dehydrogenase: MSAPTSPADLVILGGGSGGYAAALRAAELGMSVVLIEKDKVGGTCLHRGCIPTKALLHAGEVADLAREGEQFGVKTSLAGIDMDGVNSYKDGVISRLYKGLQGLIKSRKITYVEGEGRLVSPTAVAVNGQTYEGRHVLLATGSYSRSIPGVTLDGVRVMDSEQALALDRVPTSAIILGGGVIGCEFASAWKSFGVDVTIIEGLTHLVPLEDESSSKLLERAFRRRKINFELGNMVSSVQPTENGVKVSLQNGKDFEAEIVLVAIGRGPVSQGLGYEEAGVAMDRGYVLVDEYCQTNVPTISAVGDLIPTLQLAHVGFGEGILVAERLAGLPVVPIDYAGVPRVTYSDPEVASVGLTETQAREKYGDVETLVYDLGGNGRSQILKTQGAVKLIRQKDGPVVGVHMVGSRVGELVAEAQLIFNWEALPDEVAALIHPHPTQSEAIGEAHLALAGKPLHAHS; the protein is encoded by the coding sequence GTGAGCGCACCCACCAGCCCCGCCGACCTGGTCATCCTCGGTGGTGGCTCGGGTGGCTACGCCGCCGCGCTGCGGGCCGCCGAGCTGGGCATGTCGGTCGTCCTGATCGAGAAGGACAAGGTCGGCGGCACCTGCCTGCACCGCGGCTGCATCCCCACCAAGGCGCTGCTGCACGCCGGCGAGGTCGCCGACCTGGCCCGCGAGGGCGAGCAGTTCGGGGTGAAGACCTCGCTGGCCGGCATCGACATGGACGGCGTCAACTCCTACAAGGACGGCGTCATCTCGCGGCTGTACAAGGGCCTCCAGGGCCTGATCAAGAGCCGCAAGATCACCTACGTCGAGGGGGAGGGCCGGCTGGTCTCCCCCACCGCGGTCGCGGTGAACGGGCAGACCTACGAGGGCCGCCACGTCCTGCTGGCCACCGGCTCCTACTCGCGCTCCATCCCGGGCGTCACGCTCGACGGCGTCCGCGTCATGGACAGCGAGCAGGCCCTGGCGCTCGACCGCGTCCCGACCTCGGCGATCATCCTGGGCGGCGGCGTCATCGGCTGCGAGTTCGCCAGCGCCTGGAAGTCCTTCGGCGTCGACGTCACGATCATCGAGGGCCTCACGCACCTGGTCCCGCTGGAGGACGAGAGCTCCTCCAAGCTCCTCGAGCGCGCCTTCCGCCGCCGGAAGATCAACTTCGAGCTGGGCAACATGGTGTCGTCGGTCCAGCCCACCGAGAACGGCGTCAAGGTCAGCCTGCAGAACGGCAAGGACTTCGAGGCCGAGATCGTGCTGGTCGCCATCGGCCGCGGCCCGGTCAGCCAGGGCCTCGGCTACGAGGAGGCCGGCGTCGCCATGGACCGCGGCTACGTGCTGGTCGACGAGTACTGCCAGACGAACGTCCCGACCATCTCCGCCGTCGGCGACCTCATCCCCACCCTGCAGCTGGCCCACGTCGGGTTCGGCGAGGGCATCCTCGTCGCCGAGCGGCTGGCCGGTCTGCCGGTCGTGCCCATCGACTACGCCGGCGTCCCGCGGGTCACCTACTCCGACCCCGAGGTCGCCTCGGTCGGCCTGACCGAGACCCAGGCCCGCGAGAAGTACGGCGACGTCGAGACCCTCGTCTACGACCTGGGCGGCAACGGCCGCAGCCAGATCCTCAAGACGCAGGGCGCGGTCAAGCTGATCCGCCAGAAGGACGGCCCGGTCGTCGGCGTGCACATGGTCGGCAGCCGGGTCGGCGAGCTCGTCGCCGAGGCGCAGCTGATCTTCAACTGGGAGGCGCTGCCCGACGAGGTGGCCGCCCTCATCCACCCGCACCCCACGCAGAGCGAGGCGATCGGCGAGGCCCACCTGGCCCTGGCCGGCAAGCCGCTGCACGCCCACAGCTGA
- the sucB gene encoding 2-oxoglutarate dehydrogenase, E2 component, dihydrolipoamide succinyltransferase: protein MPTSVTMPALGESVTEGTVTRWLKQEGEQVEVDEPLLEVSTDKVDTEIPSPAAGVLTRILVSEDETVEVGAELAVIGGDGDGGDAGAPASADDATLPQTPADQVEDAGPGPSEEPAPAPAAEAPSAGGQDGSQDGGQGGGQGGGEGTPVTMPALGESVTEGTVTRWLKAVGDEVTADEPLLEVSTDKVDTEIPAPVSGTLLSISVNEDETVEVGAQLAVIGSGAAGGGAPAPAPAAQQEAPAPEPAAAPAPAPAPRQEQQPAAQPPGAPPSVPAGADYGSGEAETVRAQQSNQPSQPSRAQAPAQASAPAQAPAQAPGAAPADGSGTYVTPLVRRLAAEHGVDLASVTGTGVGGRIRKQDVLAAAESAAPAAAPAPAAAPAPAATAGRSATPSPAAQPDTSLRGRTEKMSRLRGVIARRMVESLAISAQLTTVVEVDVTRIAKLRDRAKRDFEAREGVKLSFLPFFAKAAVEALKAHPAVNSSVDMEAGTVTYHDAENLGVAVDTERGLLVPVIHGAGDLSIGGLARKISDLAERTRLNKVTPDELGGGTFTLTNTGSRGALFDTPIINQPQVAILGTGTVVKRPVVVQDPDLGEVIAVRSMVYLALTYDHRIVDGADAARFLGTVKERLEAGQFEGELGLS, encoded by the coding sequence ATGCCGACCTCCGTCACCATGCCCGCCCTGGGCGAGAGCGTCACCGAGGGCACGGTCACCCGATGGTTGAAGCAGGAGGGTGAGCAGGTCGAGGTCGACGAGCCGCTCCTCGAGGTCTCGACCGACAAGGTCGACACCGAGATCCCCTCGCCCGCTGCGGGTGTCCTGACCAGGATCCTCGTGTCCGAGGACGAGACCGTCGAGGTCGGCGCCGAGCTCGCGGTGATCGGCGGGGACGGCGACGGCGGGGACGCGGGCGCGCCCGCGTCGGCCGACGACGCCACCCTCCCGCAGACGCCGGCCGACCAGGTGGAGGACGCCGGCCCCGGCCCGTCCGAGGAGCCGGCGCCCGCGCCGGCGGCCGAGGCTCCCTCCGCCGGCGGCCAGGACGGCAGCCAGGACGGCGGGCAGGGCGGCGGCCAGGGTGGTGGCGAGGGCACGCCGGTGACCATGCCGGCGCTCGGTGAGAGCGTCACCGAGGGCACCGTCACCCGCTGGCTCAAGGCGGTCGGGGACGAGGTCACCGCGGACGAGCCGCTGCTGGAGGTCTCGACCGACAAGGTCGACACCGAGATCCCGGCGCCGGTGTCGGGGACGCTGCTGTCGATCAGCGTCAACGAGGACGAGACGGTCGAGGTCGGCGCGCAGCTGGCCGTGATCGGCTCCGGGGCGGCCGGCGGCGGCGCGCCCGCTCCGGCGCCCGCAGCCCAGCAGGAGGCCCCGGCTCCCGAGCCCGCTGCTGCCCCCGCGCCGGCTCCGGCCCCGCGCCAGGAGCAGCAGCCGGCGGCGCAGCCGCCGGGCGCGCCGCCGTCGGTGCCCGCGGGCGCCGACTACGGCTCCGGTGAGGCCGAGACCGTCCGGGCGCAGCAGAGCAACCAGCCCTCCCAGCCCTCGCGGGCGCAGGCGCCGGCCCAGGCGTCGGCCCCGGCACAGGCCCCGGCACAGGCCCCGGGTGCCGCGCCGGCCGACGGCTCCGGCACCTACGTGACGCCGCTGGTGCGCCGGCTGGCCGCCGAGCACGGCGTGGACCTCGCCAGCGTCACCGGCACCGGGGTCGGCGGGCGGATCCGGAAGCAGGACGTCCTCGCCGCCGCCGAGTCCGCCGCGCCGGCCGCCGCTCCGGCACCGGCCGCCGCCCCCGCACCGGCGGCGACCGCCGGCCGTTCCGCGACGCCGTCGCCGGCGGCCCAGCCCGACACGTCGCTGCGCGGTCGCACGGAGAAGATGTCCCGCCTGCGCGGGGTGATCGCCCGGCGGATGGTCGAGTCCCTGGCGATCAGCGCGCAGCTGACCACCGTGGTCGAGGTCGACGTCACCCGGATCGCCAAGCTGCGCGACCGGGCCAAGCGGGACTTCGAGGCCCGCGAGGGCGTGAAGCTGTCCTTCCTGCCGTTCTTCGCCAAGGCGGCCGTCGAGGCGCTCAAGGCCCACCCGGCCGTGAACTCCTCGGTGGACATGGAGGCCGGCACGGTCACCTACCACGACGCGGAGAACCTCGGCGTCGCCGTGGACACCGAGCGCGGCCTGCTCGTGCCGGTCATCCACGGCGCCGGTGACCTGAGCATCGGCGGGCTGGCCCGCAAGATCTCCGACCTGGCGGAGCGGACCCGGCTGAACAAGGTGACGCCGGACGAACTCGGTGGCGGCACGTTCACGCTGACCAACACCGGCAGCCGCGGCGCCCTGTTCGACACCCCGATCATCAACCAGCCGCAGGTGGCGATCCTCGGCACCGGCACGGTGGTCAAGCGGCCGGTCGTCGTCCAGGACCCCGACCTCGGCGAGGTCATCGCGGTGCGGTCGATGGTGTACCTGGCCCTCACCTACGACCACCGGATCGTCGACGGCGCCGACGCCGCGCGCTTCCTCGGCACGGTGAAGGAGCGGCTCGAGGCCGGGCAGTTCGAGGGTGAACTCGGCTTGAGCTGA
- a CDS encoding TIGR01777 family oxidoreductase: MKIAVTGASGLIGSTLVPALRADGHEVIRLVRRTPRTADEHRWDPQHRRVDPTLLLDVDAVVNLAGTPIRPRPFTETYRRDVLTSRVDSTTTISEALAAAAAEDPSRRRVLVSASAVGYYGDTGDRVVEEDAPPGDDFLARVCVQWEAATRPASDAGVRVVTVRTGLVIGRGAMLVRILGTVFRLGLGGRMGSGRQFWPWVSLADEIGALRFLLTAEDVAGPVNLTGPEPVRNSEFVRELARAVRRPAVLPVPGPAIRLALGEFGRSSVLAGQRAVPARLKAAGYRFRHADLPSALQEALGRG, translated from the coding sequence ATGAAGATCGCGGTCACGGGGGCCTCCGGCCTCATCGGGTCGACGCTGGTGCCGGCGCTGCGCGCCGACGGGCACGAGGTGATCCGGCTGGTCCGCCGCACCCCCCGCACCGCCGACGAGCACCGCTGGGACCCCCAGCACCGGCGGGTCGACCCGACGCTGCTGCTCGACGTCGACGCGGTGGTGAACCTCGCCGGCACACCGATCCGGCCGCGGCCCTTCACCGAGACCTACCGCCGCGACGTGCTGACCAGCCGGGTGGACAGCACGACCACGATCAGCGAGGCCCTCGCCGCCGCTGCGGCCGAGGACCCCTCGCGCCGGCGGGTGCTCGTGTCGGCGTCGGCGGTCGGCTACTACGGCGACACGGGCGACCGGGTCGTGGAGGAGGACGCCCCGCCCGGGGACGACTTCCTGGCCAGGGTCTGCGTCCAGTGGGAGGCGGCCACCCGGCCCGCCTCCGACGCCGGGGTCCGGGTGGTCACCGTGCGCACCGGCCTGGTCATCGGACGGGGCGCGATGCTGGTGCGGATCCTCGGCACGGTCTTCCGGCTCGGCCTCGGTGGCCGCATGGGGTCGGGGCGGCAGTTCTGGCCCTGGGTGAGCCTGGCCGACGAGATCGGCGCCCTCCGGTTCCTGCTGACCGCCGAGGACGTGGCCGGCCCGGTGAACCTGACCGGGCCCGAGCCGGTGCGCAACAGCGAGTTCGTGCGCGAGCTGGCCCGCGCCGTCCGGCGTCCGGCCGTCCTGCCCGTGCCGGGTCCGGCGATCCGGCTGGCGCTCGGCGAGTTCGGGCGCTCCAGCGTCCTGGCCGGACAGCGGGCCGTCCCGGCGCGGCTGAAGGCCGCCGGCTACCGGTTCCGTCACGCGGACCTCCCCTCCGCCCTGCAGGAGGCGCTCGGCCGCGGCTGA
- a CDS encoding serine/threonine-protein kinase: MAVKLLVAGDGERQAREAALLGALDHPHLVRLHEVVHQPRRGGPARVALVLDLLEGGSLAALLARRRRLRPGEVVTALAPVAAALACAHEQGVVHGDLSPGNVVFTAEGRPVLTDLGVARVLGEDAAGEVTPAYVDPAVARGGAPGPASDVFGVAAAAFHALTGVPPWNAATPADTLAVAATGELPDLAELAPGTPPALLDVVARGLAVDPHARGSAAAFALDLRHACRPEPVRLPTSGVPDADLARTGRGPRTELTHRVPARHRREAPPEVRTRRDRSWGAAGLLARRAAAGIAVTALVLGAVALGLALTRSGPGGGAAPAAADRAAATPPPASSAPPAPPPASSAPPAPPPASSAPPAAPPTAADWTAVLTELYARRARAFATGDAALLEQVHAAGSPLLAADRAYLQALGAAGEVLRGFAPSVSGVTVTAGPAPDGAVQVRLVDSRPDCEVVPASAPDGPPLRTEPGRGEVAVAMVLVPGPDGWRIGSAGRLA, translated from the coding sequence GTGGCCGTCAAGCTGCTCGTCGCCGGGGACGGCGAGCGGCAGGCGCGCGAGGCGGCGCTCCTCGGTGCCCTCGACCACCCGCACCTCGTCCGGCTGCACGAGGTGGTGCACCAGCCCCGGCGCGGCGGCCCCGCCCGCGTCGCCCTCGTGCTCGACCTGCTCGAGGGCGGCAGCCTGGCGGCGCTGCTGGCCCGGCGGAGGCGACTGCGTCCCGGGGAGGTGGTGACCGCGCTGGCCCCGGTGGCCGCGGCCCTGGCGTGCGCGCACGAGCAGGGCGTCGTCCACGGCGACCTGTCCCCGGGCAACGTGGTGTTCACCGCCGAGGGCCGGCCGGTGCTCACCGACCTCGGCGTCGCGCGGGTGCTGGGCGAGGACGCCGCCGGCGAGGTGACGCCCGCCTACGTCGACCCCGCTGTCGCCCGCGGCGGTGCACCGGGCCCGGCCTCCGACGTGTTCGGCGTCGCGGCGGCGGCCTTCCACGCGCTGACCGGCGTCCCGCCGTGGAACGCCGCGACGCCTGCCGACACGCTCGCCGTCGCCGCGACCGGCGAACTGCCCGACCTGGCCGAGCTGGCCCCCGGCACGCCACCGGCCCTGCTGGACGTGGTCGCCCGCGGCCTGGCGGTCGATCCGCATGCGCGGGGGTCGGCCGCGGCGTTCGCCCTGGACCTGCGGCACGCCTGCCGGCCCGAACCGGTGCGGCTGCCCACCTCGGGGGTCCCCGACGCCGACCTGGCCCGGACCGGCCGGGGGCCGCGGACGGAGCTCACCCACCGGGTGCCTGCGCGACACCGCCGCGAGGCACCCCCGGAGGTGCGGACACGGCGCGACCGGTCGTGGGGAGCGGCCGGGCTCCTGGCCCGCCGGGCCGCCGCCGGGATCGCGGTCACGGCCCTGGTGCTCGGCGCGGTGGCGCTCGGGCTGGCGCTGACGCGCTCGGGGCCGGGTGGGGGAGCCGCCCCGGCGGCAGCGGACAGGGCCGCTGCGACCCCACCCCCGGCGTCCTCCGCGCCGCCCGCCCCACCCCCGGCGTCCTCCGCGCCGCCCGCCCCACCCCCGGCGTCCTCCGCGCCGCCCGCCGCGCCGCCCACCGCGGCCGACTGGACCGCCGTCCTCACGGAGCTCTACGCGCGCCGCGCGCGGGCCTTCGCGACCGGGGACGCCGCACTGCTCGAGCAGGTCCACGCGGCCGGTAGTCCGCTGCTGGCCGCCGACCGCGCGTACCTGCAGGCCCTCGGCGCTGCCGGTGAGGTGCTGCGCGGCTTCGCCCCGTCGGTGTCCGGGGTGACGGTGACGGCCGGGCCGGCTCCTGACGGGGCGGTGCAGGTGCGCCTGGTCGACAGCAGGCCGGACTGCGAGGTGGTGCCCGCCTCGGCTCCTGACGGCCCGCCGCTGCGCACCGAACCCGGCCGCGGCGAGGTCGCGGTCGCGATGGTCCTGGTGCCCGGGCCCGACGGCTGGCGGATCGGGAGCGCGGGGCGGCTGGCGTGA
- a CDS encoding NAD(P)/FAD-dependent oxidoreductase gives MPLPARAEVVVVGAGLAGLSVATRLVAAGCDVHVLEAAAHAGGRLATERVDGFVVDRGFQVFNTGYPRAADLDLPALDLGFFTPGAVVRVGDRAHRVADPRRRPSALADTLRAPLGSLRHKVAIAAFSARAGYWPVSRLLAARETSAAVHLRRAGVGEVALQRFFGPFLAGVLLEDRLETSSRYLDLLWRSFARGGTALPARGIQAIGEQLAARVGEERVHHGVRVTAASGTSVDSDAGRVRADAVVVATDPGTAAGLVPAVEAAAPRQVTTHYHVLPASPWTEPLIVLGTPDGQLVNSVVLSDAQPAYSPDGRALVASSTLAPTRAAEVRDEVARLHDVAAGDLEHLTTVTVTGAQPAALPPLRHRRPVDLGGGLYVCGDHRDTPSIQGAMASGRRTAAAVLRALRSPARRDDRPGAA, from the coding sequence ATGCCGCTGCCCGCCCGTGCCGAGGTCGTCGTCGTGGGGGCGGGTCTGGCCGGGCTGTCGGTGGCCACCCGGCTGGTCGCGGCGGGCTGTGACGTGCACGTCCTGGAGGCCGCCGCGCACGCGGGTGGGCGGCTGGCCACCGAGCGGGTGGACGGCTTCGTGGTCGACCGGGGCTTCCAGGTGTTCAACACCGGCTACCCCCGCGCCGCCGACCTCGACCTGCCCGCCCTCGACCTCGGCTTCTTCACCCCGGGAGCCGTGGTGCGGGTCGGGGACCGGGCGCACCGGGTGGCCGACCCCCGCCGGCGGCCGTCGGCGCTGGCCGACACCCTGCGCGCGCCGCTGGGCTCCCTGCGGCACAAGGTCGCCATCGCCGCCTTCTCGGCACGGGCGGGCTACTGGCCGGTCTCCCGGTTGCTGGCCGCCCGCGAGACCTCGGCCGCGGTCCACCTGCGGCGGGCCGGCGTCGGGGAGGTGGCGCTGCAGCGCTTCTTCGGCCCGTTCCTCGCCGGCGTGCTGCTCGAGGACCGGCTCGAGACCTCCAGCCGTTACCTCGACCTGCTCTGGCGCAGCTTCGCCCGCGGCGGGACGGCGCTACCGGCGCGGGGCATCCAGGCCATCGGCGAGCAACTGGCCGCACGGGTCGGCGAGGAACGCGTCCACCACGGCGTGCGCGTCACCGCGGCGTCCGGGACCTCGGTCGACAGCGACGCCGGCCGGGTGCGCGCCGACGCCGTCGTCGTGGCCACCGATCCCGGCACCGCCGCCGGCCTCGTCCCGGCCGTCGAGGCCGCCGCTCCCCGGCAGGTGACGACGCACTACCACGTGCTGCCGGCCTCGCCCTGGACCGAGCCGCTCATCGTCCTCGGGACGCCGGACGGGCAGCTGGTCAACAGCGTGGTGCTCAGCGACGCGCAGCCGGCCTACTCCCCCGACGGCCGCGCCCTGGTCGCCAGCAGCACGCTCGCCCCGACCCGGGCGGCGGAGGTGCGCGACGAGGTGGCCCGGCTGCACGACGTCGCGGCGGGCGACCTCGAGCACCTGACCACGGTGACCGTGACCGGCGCGCAGCCGGCCGCGCTGCCCCCGCTCCGGCATCGACGTCCGGTCGACCTCGGCGGCGGCCTCTACGTCTGCGGGGACCACCGGGACACCCCGTCGATCCAGGGCGCCATGGCCAGCGGCCGGCGCACCGCGGCGGCGGTGCTGCGGGCGCTGCGGTCCCCTGCCCGGCGCGACGACCGGCCGGGGGCCGCCTGA
- a CDS encoding peptidase E, which yields MPATSPTILATSIGFDSRGRGPYDWAPGPVFDLAAELAGAPEQPRLCHLGTATGDDPARIAGVYGAFAGSRVRVSHLSLFPMPTVPDVRAHLLAQDVIWVGGGSVANLLAVWRVHGLDEVLAECWRAGVVLGGVSAGSLCWHVGGTTDSYGPDLRPVTDGLGLIPTSNGVHHDSEEQRRPLYQRLVADGTLPAGHATDDGVGLVYRGTALAEVVADRPGKAAYRVERGPDGTAVETRIEPRRLR from the coding sequence ATGCCCGCGACCTCGCCGACGATCCTGGCCACCAGCATCGGCTTCGACTCCCGCGGCCGCGGCCCCTACGACTGGGCTCCGGGCCCGGTGTTCGACCTGGCCGCCGAGCTCGCCGGGGCGCCCGAGCAGCCCCGGCTGTGCCACCTCGGGACCGCCACCGGGGACGACCCCGCCCGCATCGCCGGGGTCTACGGCGCGTTCGCCGGCAGCCGCGTGCGGGTCAGCCACCTGAGCCTGTTCCCGATGCCGACCGTCCCCGACGTGCGGGCGCACCTGCTCGCCCAGGACGTCATCTGGGTCGGCGGCGGCAGCGTCGCCAACCTGCTCGCCGTCTGGCGCGTGCACGGCCTCGACGAGGTGCTGGCCGAGTGCTGGCGCGCCGGGGTGGTGCTCGGTGGGGTGTCGGCGGGCTCGCTGTGCTGGCACGTCGGCGGCACCACCGACTCCTACGGCCCCGACCTGCGGCCGGTCACCGACGGCCTGGGGCTGATCCCGACCTCCAACGGCGTGCACCACGACTCCGAGGAGCAGCGCCGGCCGCTCTACCAGCGCCTGGTCGCCGACGGGACGCTGCCGGCCGGGCACGCCACCGACGACGGCGTGGGTCTGGTCTACCGCGGCACCGCGCTGGCCGAGGTGGTCGCCGACCGGCCCGGCAAGGCGGCCTACCGGGTCGAGCGCGGTCCCGACGGCACCGCCGTCGAGACCCGCATCGAGCCCCGGCGGCTGCGCTGA